One Theropithecus gelada isolate Dixy chromosome 17, Tgel_1.0, whole genome shotgun sequence genomic region harbors:
- the FBXL3 gene encoding F-box/LRR-repeat protein 3: MKRGGRDSDRNSSEEGTTEKSKKLRTTNEHSQTCDWGNLLQDIILQVFKYLPLLDRAHASQVCRNWNQVFHMPDLWRCFEFELNQPATSYLKATHPELIKQIIKRHSNHLQYVSFKVDSSKESAEAACDILSQLVNCSLKTLGLISTARPSFMDLPKSHFISALTVVFVNSKSLSSLKIDDTPVDDPSLKVLVANNSDTLKLLKMSSCPHVSPAGILCVADQCHGLRELALNYHLLSDELLLALSSEKHVRLEHLRIDVVSENPGQTHFHTIQKSSWDAFIRHSPKVNLVMYFFLYEEEFDPFFRYEIPATHLYFGRSVSKDVLGRVGMTCPRLVELVVCANGLRPLDEELIRIAERCKNLSAIGLGECEVSCSAFVEFVKMCGGRLSQLSIMEEVLIPDQKYSLEQIHWEVSKHLGRVWFPDMMPTW, from the exons ATGAAACGAGGAGGAAGAGATAGTGACCGTAATTCATCAGAAGAAGGAACTACAGAGAAATCCAAGAAACTGAGGACTACAAATGAGCATTCTCAGACTTGTGATTGGGGTAATCTCCTTCAGGACATTATTCTCCAAGTATTTAAGTATTTGCCTCTTCTTGACCGGGCTCATGCTTCACAAGTTTGCCGCAACTGGAACCAGGTATTTCACATGCCTGACTTGTGGAGATGTTTTGAATTTGAACTGAATCAGCCAGCTACATCTTACTTGAAAGCTACCCATCCAGAGCTGATCAAACAGATTATTAAAAGACATTCAAACCATCTACAATATGTCAGCTTCAag GTGGACAGCAGCAAGGAATCAGCTGAAGCAGCTTGTGATATACTATCGCAACTTGTGAATTGCTCTTTAAAAACACTTGGACTTATTTCAACTGCTCGACCAAGCTTTATGGATTTACCAAAG tcTCACTTTATCTCTGCACTGACAGTTGTGTTTGTAAACTCCAAATCCCTGTCTTCGCTTAAGATAGATGATACTCCAGTAGATGATCCATCTCTCAAAGTACTAGTGGCCAACAACAGTGATACACTCAAGCTGTTGAAAATGAGCAGCTGTCCTCATGTCTCTCCAGcag gtaTCCTTTGTGTGGCTGATCAGTGTCATGGCTTGAGAGAACTAGCCCTGAACTACCACTTATTGAGTGATGAGTTGTTACTTGCTTTGTCTTCTGAAAAACATGTTCGATTAGAACATTTGCGCATTGATGTAGTCAGTGAGAATCCTGGACAGACACACTTCCATACTATTCAGAAGAGCAGCTGGGATGCCTTCATCAGACATTCACCCAAAGTGAACTtagtgatgtatttttttttatatgaagaAGAATTTGACCCATTCTTTCGCTATGAAATACCTGCCACCCATCTGTATTTTGGGAGATCAGTAAGCAAAGATGTGCTTGGCCGTGTGGGAATGACATGCCCTAGACTAGTTGAACTAGTAGTGTGTGCAAATGGATTACGGCCACTTGACGAAGAGTTAATTCGCATTGCAGAACGTTGCAAAAATTTGTCAGCTATTGGACTAGGGGAATGTGAAGTCTCATGTAGTGCCTTTGTTGAGTTTGTGAAGATGTGTGGTGGCCGCCTATCTCAATTATCCATTATGGAAGAAGTACTAATTCCTGACCAAAAGTATAGTTTGGAGCAGATTCACTGGGAAGTGTCCAAGCATCTTGGTAGGGTGTGGTTTCCCGACATGATGCCCACTTGGTAA